The sequence TGCGGCTGCTGCGCGAGACGGGCGTGCTGTAGGGTCACGGGGAGGCGGTCTGCGACGCAGATCCTGACCCGGCGCGCGCGAGCCAGGACCCGGTGCTAGAGCTCCGCGCCCTCGAGTCCGCGGCTGCCGGGCGGCGCCGCGACGCCGCGGCTGTCCCACCGCTCGTGGCGCTGGCTGCGGTGGTGGCGGCGGCGGTGCTCCTGCCGGTGGCCTACCTGGTCGTGCGGGCGGCCGGCGCCGGCCCCGAAGTCTGGGACCTCCTGTGGAGCCCCCGCACCGGCCGCATCCTGCTGCGTTCCGTGCTGCTGGCCGGGGTGGTCACCGCCTCCACAGTCCTCCTGGCCGTCCCCCTGGCCTGGCTCACTACCCGCACCGACCTCCCGGGGGCGCGCCTGTGGCGGGTGGTCACGGCGCTGCCCCTGGTGGTGCCGTCGTACGTCGGGGGGTTCGTCGTGGCCACCGCGCTCGGGCCGACCGGCCTTCTCCAGCAGCTCCTCCACCGCCTGGCCGGGGTGGAGCGTCTCCCCGACCTGTACGGGTTCCCGGGCGCCTGGCTCGTCCTCACCCTCTTCACCTATCCCTACGTCCTGCTGAGCGTGCGGGCGGGGTGGCGCGGGCTCGACCCGGCGCTGGAGGAGGTGGCGCGCACGCTGGGGGAGCGCGGCTGGCGCGCCTTCCGCCGGGCCGTCCTGCCGCAGCTGTGGCCCTGGATCCGCGCCGGCGCGCTGCTGGTGGCGCTCTACACCCTGGCCGACTTCGGCGCGGTCTCGATGATGCAGCTCGAGACCTTCACCACGGCCATCCACGTCCAGTACCAGGCGTCCTTCGACCGCCACGGCGCCGCCGCGCTGGCCCTCGTGCTCGTGGCGCTCACGGGGGCCCTCCTGCTGGCCGCCGACCGGCCCGGGCGCGGCCGGCAGCACCGGGTCGGCGTGGGGCCGGGCCGCCTCCCGCCCCTCGTGCCCCTCGGCCCCTGGCGGTGGCCCGCGCTGCTCGGCTGCGCGGCGGTGACGCTCTGCGCCGTCCTCCTGCCGCTGGGTGTGCTCACCTACTGGCTCGTCCTGGGCCTGGCGCACGGGGAGCCGCTGGTCCTGACGTGGCGCCCGGCGCTGACCTCGCTGGCGCTGGGGGCGGCCAGCGCGGTGGTGACGGTGGCGGCGGCCTTCCCGCTGGCCCTGCTGGCGGCGCGCTTCTCCGGTCCGCTGGCCCTGCTGGCGGGGCGCATCGTCTACGCCGGTTACGCGCTGCCGGGGATCGTCGTGGCCCTGGCGCTGGTCTTCTTCACGGCGCGCGTGGTGCCGGCCCTCTACCAGACGCCCGCGGCCCTGCTCGTCGCCTACGCCGTGCTCTTCCTGCCCCAGGCGGCCGGGGCGCTGCACGCCGCCCTGGCGCGGGTCCAGCCGTCCCAGGAAGAGGCGGCGCGCACCCTGGGCCGCACTCCGACCCAGGTCCTCTGGTCGGTGACGCTGCCGCTGGTGCGTCCGGGCGTCGCCGCCGCGGGAGCGCTCGTCTTCCTCACGACGATGAAGGAACTCCCGGCCACGCTGCTGCTGAGCCCTATCGGGATGGAGACGCTGGCCACCCGCGTCTGGTCGGCGGCGGGGGAGGGTTTCTTCGCCCGCGCCGCCGCGCCGGCCCTGCTGCTCGTCCTCCTCTCCTCGCTCTCCCTGGCCACGCTGGTCGGGCGGGCAGAGCCATGAGCGAGGTCGCCATCCGCTGCGTCGCCGTCGGCAAGGCCTACGGGAGCGTCCAGGCCGTGCGCGACCTCGACCTGACCGTCCGCCGCGGGACGGTCCTGGCCCTGGTGGGCCCCTCCGGGTGCGGGAAGACGACGACGTTGCGCCTCATCGCCGGGCTCGAGCACCCCACGCGCGGGGTCATCGAGGTGGGCGGCCAGGTGGTGGCCGGCTGCGGCGACGTTGTCCCGCCAGAGCGGCGGCGCGTGGGGCTGGTCTTCCAGGACTACGCCCTCTTCCCGCACCTCACCGTGGGCGAGAACGTGGGCTACGGGCTGTCAGGGTCCCGGCGGGTGCGGGCCCGGCGGGTGGCGGAGATGCTGCGCCTGGTGGGGCTCGCCGGGTTCGAGGCGCGCATGGCCCACGAGCTGTCGGGCGGGGAGCAGCAGCGCGTGGCCCTGGCCCGGGCGCTGGCGCCCGAACCGGTGGTGCTGCTGCTCGACGAGCCCTTCAGCAACCTGGACGCCGACCTGCGGCGGGCGCTGCGCGAGGAGGTGCGCGAGATCCTGCGCCGCAGCGGCACCACCGCCGTCTTCGTCACCCACGACCAGGAGGAGGCGCTCTTCATGGGCGACGAGGTGGCGGTGATGCGCGCCGGGCGCATCGAGCAGGTGGACCGGCCGGAGGACCTCTTCCACTTCCCGCGCACGCGCTTCGTCGCCGCGTTCCTGGGGCGGCCGGACTTCCTCCCCGGCCGCGTCACCCCTGCGGGGGTGGAGACGGAAGCGGGCCTCGTCCCGCTCCACCCTCCCCTCCCTCCGGGGACGGCCGTCGAGGTCCTCGTGCGGGCCGACGACCTCGACCTGCGCCCGGGCGGCGCGGCCGCCGTCGTGGGGCGTCACTTCCAGGGCCCGCAGCACCTCTACCAGGTGCGGCTGCCCTCCGGCCGCACCGTGCACTCGCTGCAGAAGCACACCGTCCACTACGCGCCCGGGGACGCGGTCACCGTCGTCGTGGACCCGGGCCACCCGCTGGTGTGCTTTCCCCTGGACGGTCCCCGGGCGGGCGAAGGTGTGCTGGCGGTGAGTGAAACCGCAGGTCAGGAGCGCCTGGGAGTGCACTGACCGCAGTGCACCGCCCGGGTGTCGACCACCGGGGCTGACGACATCGACGCGCCTGGTGCGGGTCCAACCATTCCCGTGAGCCTGGCGGCGGCGTGCCGGGGCTCGGGGAGGACCGCAAAGCCCTCGAGCTGCGCCGCTTCGCGCAGGCGGTCATCCAGGCAGACGAACCCTTCGGCGCGTCGTCGACGGCCCGGAGGAGTGCGGCGGCCAGCTGCAGGGCGTCCGCCGCTCGCAACGGGTGGACCCGGAGGAGGCGGTCCGCCGTGCGCCGGACCTCATCCCCGGTTGGATCTCGTCCCAGGCCTGGCGCAAGTCCGCCGCCTCTGCCGGCGTCCGCGGCCTCCCGGGCTCTTGCTAGAATAGCGCTGTGACCGATGCCCTCCTCCTGCGGCTCCCCGGGCTCACCCCCTATCGGGAGGCGTGGGACCTGCAACGACGCCTGGTCCCGGCCCGCCAGCAGGGTCTCCTGCCGGACGTGCTGCTGGTGCTCGAGCACACCCCGGTCATCACCCTGGGGCGGCGGGGCGGGACCCTGATGGTGTCGCGCGAGACGCTGGCGCAGCAGGGGATCGAGGTCTACGAGGTGGAGCGCGGGGGGCAGGCCACCTACCACGGACCGGGCCAGCTCGTTGCCTACCCGATCCTCCACCTGGGCAGGCTGGGAGAGGACGTTGTGCGGTTCATGCGCCTGCTGGAGGAGTCGATCATCCGCATGGCGGGGGACTTCGGCGTGGCGGCCGGGCGCGAGCCGGGCTACCCGGGGGTATGGGTGGACGGCCGCAAGCTGGCGGCGGTGGGCGTGGCGGTGAAGCGCCGGGTGACGATGCACGGCATGGCGTTGAACGTGACCACCGACCTCGGCCAGTTCCGGTGGATCGACCCGTGCGGACTGGGGCGTCCCGTCACCTCGCTGGCCGAGGAGCTGGGGCGGCCGGTGGCCCTGGACGTGGTGGCCGACGCCTACGCGCGCCGGTTCGCCGAGGTCTTCGGCGTGCGCCTGCGCCCCGTCACGGCCGACGCCGTGGCCAGAGCGCTGGGGCCGGCGGGCGAGGGCGCCGCCGTGCCCGTTCCCGCGGCGGTCACCCGTCCGGAGGCCTGATGCCGCACCGGTTCGAGACCCGCGCCATCCACGACGGCCAGGCTCCGGATCCCGCCACCGGCGCCGTGGTCGTGCCCATCTACCAGACCTCCACCTACGCCCAGGAGGCGCCCGGGCGTCACCGCGGCTACGAATACTCCCGCACCGCCAACCCCACGCGCACCGCCCTGGAGCGGGCGCTGGCCTCGCTCGAGGAGGGGGCGCACGGGGTGGCCTTCGCCTCGGGGATGGCGGCGATCACCGCGGTGACCACGCTGCTCGATCCCGGAGCCCACGTGCTGGCGCCGGACGACGTCTACGGCGGCACCTACCGGCTGCTGGTGCGCGTGTTGCACCGGTACGGGATCGCCAGCGACTTCGTGGACATGCGCGACCTGGCGACGGTGGAGCGGGCGCTGCGGCCCACCACGCGCCTCGTGCTGGTGGAGTCGCCCACGAACCCCTACCTGCGGGTGCTGGACATCGCCCGCATCGCCGAGCTGGCGCACGCCCACGGGGCGCTCGTGGCCGTGGACAACACCTTCGCCTCCCCCTACCTGCAGCGGCCGCTGCGGCTGGGCGCCGACCTGGTCATCCACTCCACGACCAAGTACCTGGGCGGCCACTCCGACGTCGTGGGGGGTGCCGTGGTGACCGCGCGCGACGACCTGGCCGAGCGCCTGCGCTTCTACCAGAACGCCGCCGGCGCCGTCCCCGGGCCGCTGGACTGCTGGCTGGTCCTGCGCGGCCTGCGCACCCTGGCCGTGCGCATGGAGCGCCACTGCGCCAACGCCGCGGCGGTGGCGGCGTTCCTGCGCGAGCACCCGCGGGTGGCCCGCGTCTTCTACCCGGGGCTGCCCGACGACCCGGGGCACGCGCTGGCCGCCCGGCAGATGAGCGGGTTTGGGGGGATGGTCTCCTGCATCGTGCGCGGCGGGGAGGAGGCGGCGCGGCGGGTGGCCGCGCGCACCCGCCTCTTCGTGCTGGCGGAGAGCCTCGGCGGGGTGGAGTCGCTCATCGACCATCCGGCCTCGATGACCCACGCTTCGCTGGCCGCCTCGCCGCTGGCCGTCGATCCGGGCCTGCTCCGCCTGTCGGTGGGCCTGGAGCACCCCGACGATCTCGTGGAGGACCTGCGACAGGCGCTGGAGGAGTCGTGAGATGCCGACGGTCTTCGTGCCGGCCCCGTTGCGGCGCCACACCGGTGGGCAGAGCCGGCTGGAGGTGCCCGGCCGCACCGTCCGTGAGGTCCTCCAGGCGCTGACCCGGGCCTACCCCGAGGTGGGCGCGCAGGTGCTGGACGCCTCCGGAGAGGTGCGCACCTACATCAACATCTTCGTGAACGGGACCGAGATCCGCACCCAGGCCGGCCAGGAGACGCCGGTGGGGGAGGGGGACGAGGTCTCCATCATCCCGGCCATGGCCGGCGGGGCCCGCACCACGCGGGCCCCGACGCCGGACGCGGCGCGGGCGGCCACTCCCCGCCGGGAGGCCATCGCCGACACCGTCCTCGACCTCATCGGGCACACGCCGCTGGTGCGCCTGCACAAGGTCGTGCGCGGCGTGCGGGCCGAGGTCCTGGCCAAGCTGGAGTTCCTCAACCCCGGCGGGTCGGTGAAGGACCGCATCGGCATCCGGATGATCCGGCAGGCCGAGCAGGAGGGGAAGCTGCGGCCGGGCGGCGTGATCGTGGAGGCCACCTCCGGCAACACCGGCGTCGCCCTGGCCATGGCGGCGGCGGTGCGCGGCTACCGCTGCGTCTTCGTCATGCCCGACAAGATGTCGGAGGAGAAGATCCGCCTCCTGCGCGCCTTCGGGGCCCGCGTGGTCATCACGCCCACGGCGGTGCCCCCCGACGACCCGCGCTCCTACTACAGCGTCAGCCGCCGCCTGGCCCAGGAGCTGCCCAACGCCTTCTACGCCGACCAGTACCACAACCCCGCCAACCCCGCGGCCCACTACGAGACCACCGGGCCGGAGCTGTGGGAGCAGACCGGCGGGCGGCTCGACGT comes from Armatimonadota bacterium and encodes:
- a CDS encoding iron ABC transporter permease, producing MLELRALESAAAGRRRDAAAVPPLVALAAVVAAAVLLPVAYLVVRAAGAGPEVWDLLWSPRTGRILLRSVLLAGVVTASTVLLAVPLAWLTTRTDLPGARLWRVVTALPLVVPSYVGGFVVATALGPTGLLQQLLHRLAGVERLPDLYGFPGAWLVLTLFTYPYVLLSVRAGWRGLDPALEEVARTLGERGWRAFRRAVLPQLWPWIRAGALLVALYTLADFGAVSMMQLETFTTAIHVQYQASFDRHGAAALALVLVALTGALLLAADRPGRGRQHRVGVGPGRLPPLVPLGPWRWPALLGCAAVTLCAVLLPLGVLTYWLVLGLAHGEPLVLTWRPALTSLALGAASAVVTVAAAFPLALLAARFSGPLALLAGRIVYAGYALPGIVVALALVFFTARVVPALYQTPAALLVAYAVLFLPQAAGALHAALARVQPSQEEAARTLGRTPTQVLWSVTLPLVRPGVAAAGALVFLTTMKELPATLLLSPIGMETLATRVWSAAGEGFFARAAAPALLLVLLSSLSLATLVGRAEP
- a CDS encoding ABC transporter ATP-binding protein; the encoded protein is MSEVAIRCVAVGKAYGSVQAVRDLDLTVRRGTVLALVGPSGCGKTTTLRLIAGLEHPTRGVIEVGGQVVAGCGDVVPPERRRVGLVFQDYALFPHLTVGENVGYGLSGSRRVRARRVAEMLRLVGLAGFEARMAHELSGGEQQRVALARALAPEPVVLLLDEPFSNLDADLRRALREEVREILRRSGTTAVFVTHDQEEALFMGDEVAVMRAGRIEQVDRPEDLFHFPRTRFVAAFLGRPDFLPGRVTPAGVETEAGLVPLHPPLPPGTAVEVLVRADDLDLRPGGAAAVVGRHFQGPQHLYQVRLPSGRTVHSLQKHTVHYAPGDAVTVVVDPGHPLVCFPLDGPRAGEGVLAVSETAGQERLGVH
- the lipB gene encoding lipoyl(octanoyl) transferase LipB, whose product is MTDALLLRLPGLTPYREAWDLQRRLVPARQQGLLPDVLLVLEHTPVITLGRRGGTLMVSRETLAQQGIEVYEVERGGQATYHGPGQLVAYPILHLGRLGEDVVRFMRLLEESIIRMAGDFGVAAGREPGYPGVWVDGRKLAAVGVAVKRRVTMHGMALNVTTDLGQFRWIDPCGLGRPVTSLAEELGRPVALDVVADAYARRFAEVFGVRLRPVTADAVARALGPAGEGAAVPVPAAVTRPEA
- a CDS encoding cystathionine gamma-synthase, which encodes MPHRFETRAIHDGQAPDPATGAVVVPIYQTSTYAQEAPGRHRGYEYSRTANPTRTALERALASLEEGAHGVAFASGMAAITAVTTLLDPGAHVLAPDDVYGGTYRLLVRVLHRYGIASDFVDMRDLATVERALRPTTRLVLVESPTNPYLRVLDIARIAELAHAHGALVAVDNTFASPYLQRPLRLGADLVIHSTTKYLGGHSDVVGGAVVTARDDLAERLRFYQNAAGAVPGPLDCWLVLRGLRTLAVRMERHCANAAAVAAFLREHPRVARVFYPGLPDDPGHALAARQMSGFGGMVSCIVRGGEEAARRVAARTRLFVLAESLGGVESLIDHPASMTHASLAASPLAVDPGLLRLSVGLEHPDDLVEDLRQALEES
- a CDS encoding cystathionine beta-synthase codes for the protein MPTVFVPAPLRRHTGGQSRLEVPGRTVREVLQALTRAYPEVGAQVLDASGEVRTYINIFVNGTEIRTQAGQETPVGEGDEVSIIPAMAGGARTTRAPTPDAARAATPRREAIADTVLDLIGHTPLVRLHKVVRGVRAEVLAKLEFLNPGGSVKDRIGIRMIRQAEQEGKLRPGGVIVEATSGNTGVALAMAAAVRGYRCVFVMPDKMSEEKIRLLRAFGARVVITPTAVPPDDPRSYYSVSRRLAQELPNAFYADQYHNPANPAAHYETTGPELWEQTGGRLDVLVVGLGTGGTASGAARYLKERHPGLVCVGVDPVGSIYTEYFRTGRLPEPHTYKVEGIGEDFLPGTMDFSVVDEVVPVTDREAFTMTRRLVREEGLLCGGSSGAAVAGALKYLRGLPDHGEGRRVVVILPDSGLRYLSKIFSDDWMREHGFLEADLGTVSELLGAKGLALITAGPADPVRAVIAKMKEFDVSQLPVVADGQLVGMISEVDLLSYLLEGGHGPDDPITPIVDPAPPVVSPDTPVDDLAEVFLNANAAVVVDRGRVVGIVTKIDVIDHLARKLGR